Proteins from one Rosa chinensis cultivar Old Blush chromosome 7, RchiOBHm-V2, whole genome shotgun sequence genomic window:
- the LOC112176695 gene encoding uncharacterized protein LOC112176695: MQADLVVTVCLLEKYFPPSFFDVMIHLTVHLVREVQLCGPVFFWWMYPFERYMKVFKGWVRCRTHPEGCIAESYIVEEAIEFCTERMLTDASTAGIPQSSKPRARNASKPLSGATMISVYGKEMHQAHLCILQNTEDASPYFIEHLELLKLLNPRFSKNEKWLKDKQNQTFAVWLKERVSNELQFPDNNVSETMRWMSSGPNHVVPTFSGYQVNGVDFNTKERDNVRSVKNSGVFLVADAMQVSSAKDKNPKTNDMDFYGVIQQIWELDYYKFRVPLFKCDWVENVRGIKVDELGFTLVNLNRKGHLNDAFVLASHVKQIFYIEDPLDAQWSVVVRVPDRDYQGADSDEELEDIEVEQQPFEATMPSIETFDNIDGDQHSNYMRPGDEAIWVMAPSASTSKVARSIALRIKAVQMKRSRKTVSEPPITSPNRKPATPKKAEARLTEANKATLPRRSSRKHKATQSSKDASARRSMPPPKAGNSKKAVAAKKSSSGHKSAKSNSSEDSDDDDNITSGLRLLKRGMVTMNKITRRLIRGKKLKVNSNADGEPIGKAAKEMQSYIGVLARTKIPISINDWRNVPLDEKDKIWNSIQDAYVVPKEWKKLVITSAGHKWREFKSKLTNWYIIPYLDSPELLQFPPDDYRSIEVDEWNTFVADRTSQQFQVLREKQKIKRKENKYPHRMSRKGYANFQEELAEKIPIEELDRATMWIKARQDKSGNFKGPAVKKKVEKIESLKRKVFEGEINPEGTDDVLTLALGNPEYPGRVRGVGGFVKPSAYFHLPKRQMLNVEDSVRVSVKKILAEEKENIITQERAKWELEMEQQIATERAAWEERFQKLEAMVNGKEMPADSPKPVTPLNDLGSGQGSCSRHLEKVGLKAIEIEAAKTAKKKLDLGEDQQKVVEENEVFVDGELNIKLTSIIEEEVQSTNIVQSGCKLAIDSLDNIVAEGTIIQVDVDSSKQTIHGVPLAEENVRVSITKSIVANALLPIPINDEILFVRDAIGTCIAWPRDWVIPTAADAKREKIKVVRRKKKDIYDDFFDHDDLDKLPPNLPPPLKTLATWANDNLKDGITIHTTLGEELFGYLKKVAIFRRDVYAMTNMKEVSAGCIVMYMSFLYQVLKKSKMLDMIGFVDPANTGIIGCGNPTERARSLSVSYERGKPGQIFLVPYNSGGHWMLTVTNPTEEVVYFMDPLKRRLITGEWRTIVDNSIKIFNAQKHRKGRKTVQWKNCAGIPEQMGDKTCGYWIMHYMRDIVEDKNQEWSAKWERKANHYYTMENVDAVRAEWAKYVMKFKDN; the protein is encoded by the exons ATGCAAGCAGACTTGGTTGTTACTGTTTGCTTATTGGAGAAGTACTTCCCGCCTTCATTTTTCGACGTTATGATCCATCTAACTGTGCATCTCGTAAGAGAAGTTCAGCTTTGTGGTCCAGTATTTTTTTGGTGGATGTACCCCTTCGAGAGGTACATGAAAGTCTTTAAAGGGTGGGTTAGATGTCGAACGCATCCTGAGGGATGCATAGCAGAGTCATATATTGTCGAAGAGGCTATTGAGTTTTGCACTGAACGTATGCTTACTGATGCTTCTACTGCTGGAATCCCTCAAAGTTCCAAACCACGAGCCCGTAATGCATCCAAACCGCTATCAGGCGCTACCATGATTTCTGTCTATGGCAAGGAGATGCATCAAGCACATCTGTGTATATTGCAGAATACCGAGGATGCAAGTCCTTATTTCAT TGAACATCTGGAATTGTTGAAGCTTCTCAATCCAAggttttccaaaaatgaaaagtggCTGAAGGATAAACAAAACCAGACCTTTGCTGTCTGGTTAAAAGAGAGG GTTTCAAATGAACTGCAGTTTCCGGACAATAATGTTTCGGAAACAATGAGGTGGATGTCAAGTGGACCGAATCATGTAGTGCCGACCTTTAGTGGATACCAGGTTAATGGTGTTGATTTCAACACTAAGGAGCGGGACAATGTGCGATCAGTGAAAAACAGTGGGGTTTTTTTGGTGGCTGATGCAATGCAAGTTTCTAGTGCAAAGGATAAAAATCCCAAAACTAATGATATGGACTTCTATGGTGTCATACAACAAATATGGGAGCTGGACTACTACAAGTTTAGGGTACCGTTGTTTAAATGTGATTGGGTTGAGAATGTTAGGGGCATTAAAGTAGATGAACTAGGGTTCACATTGGTAAATCTGAATAGGAAAGGTCATCTTAATGATGCTTTTGTCTTAGCTAGCCATGTTAAGCAAATATTTTACATTGAGGATCCCCTCGATGCTCAATGGTCAGTGGTAGTAAGGGTGCCAGATAGAGACTATCAAGGGGCTGATTCGGATGAGGAGTTAGAAGATATTGAAGTAGAACAACAGCCATTTGAAGCAACAATGCCATCCATCGAGACTTTTGATAATATAGATGGCGATCAGCATAGCAATTATATGCGTCCTGGAGATGAAGCAATATGG GTCATGGCTCCATCTGCAAGCACATCGAAAGTTGCTAGATCTATAGCCTTAAGGATAAAGGCGGTGCAGATGAAACGTAGTAGAAAAACCGTCTCTGAACCACCTATTACTTCTCCAAATCGTAAACCTGCTACCCCCAAGAAGGCTGAAGCAAGACTGACAGAAGCCAACAAGGCTACCCTCCCTAGGAGAAGTTCGCGAAAACATAAAGCTACTCAGTCCAGCAAGGATGCGTCCGCCAGGAGAAGTATGCCACCGCCTAAAGCAGGAAATTCCAAGAAGGCTGTGGCAGCAAAGAAGTCGTCGTCCGGTCATAAGTCTGCAAAGAGCAATTCATCAGAGgattctgatgatgatgataacaTCACTAGTGGATTGAGGTTGCTTAAGCGAGGGATGGTAACCATGAATAAAATTACTAGGCGACTGATTCGAGGAAAGAAGCTAAAGGTGAATTCTAATGCTGATGGGGAGCCAATTGGGAAGGCAGCTAAGGAGATGCAGTCATACATTGGGGTGTTGGCACGCACCAAGATCCCAATATCTATAAATGATTGGAGAAATGTGCCTTTGGATGAAAAAGACAAGATTTGGAATAGTATTCAG GATGCTTATGTGGTGCCAAAAGAATGGAAGAAATTGGTGATTACATCAGCCGGCCATAAATGGAGAGAGTTCAAGAGCAAACTAACGAACTGGTACATTATTCCCTATCTGGATTCTCCTGAACTTTTACAGTTCCCTCCAGATGATTATCGATCCATTGAGGTAGATGAATGGAATACGTTCGTGGCTGATAGAACTTCACAACAATTTCAG GTACTCCGTGAAAAGCAGAAAATAAAGAGGAAGGAGAATAAGTATCCTCATCGAATGTCACGGAAAGGATATGCTAACTTCCAAGAAGAACTG GCTGAAAAAATACCGATTGAAGAATTGGATCGTGCTACGATGTGGATAAAGGCCCGGCAAGACAAGAGCGGCAACTTCAAAGGGCCAGcagtgaagaagaaggtcgaAAAAATT GAAAGTTTGAAGAGGAAAGTGTTTGAAGGAGAAATCAACCCTGAAGGAACAGATGATGTTCTGACTTTGGCGTTGGGAAATCCTGAGTATCCTGGTAGGGTACGTGGTGTTGGTGGCTTCGTCAAGCCTTCGGCATATTTTCATCTACCTAAACGCCAAATGCTAAATGTAGAAGATAGTGTCAGGGTAAGTGTTAAGAAGATACTagcagaagagaaagaaaatatcattaCTCAGGAAAGAGCCAAATGGGAGTTGGAGATGGAGCAACAAATTGCTACGGAAAGAGCCGCTTGGGAGGAAAGGTTTCAGAAGTTAGAAGCGATGGTTAATGGGAAAGAGATGCCAGCTGACTCACCCAAACCTGTGACACCGCTGAATGATTTAGGCTCTGGCCAAGGCAGCTGTTCAAGGCACCTTGAAAAGGTTGGTTTGAAAGCTATTGAAATTGAAGCCGCCAAAACTGCCAAGAAGAAGTTAGATTTAGGGGAGGACCAGCAGAAAGTAGTTGAGGAGAATGAAGTCTTTGTGGATGGGGAGCTGAACATCAAACTAACCTCGATTATTGAGGAGGAG GTTCAGTCCACCAATATTGTCCAGTCAGGGTGTAAACTTGCGATAGATTCATTGGACAACATAGTGGCTGAAGGAACGATCATTCAAGTGGATGTTGACTCCAGCAAGCAAACTATCCATGGTGTTCCATTGGCTGAGGAAAATGTCCGAGTATCGATCACCAAATCTATTGTTGCTAATGCTTTGCTACCAATTCCTATTAATGATGAGATTCTGTTTGTCCGCGATGCAATTGGTACATGCATTGCTTGGCCTAGAGACTGGGTTATACCCACTGCAGCTGATGCAAAG CGGGAAAAGATTAAGGTTGtgaggaggaaaaagaaggatATATATGATGATTTTTTTGATCATGATGATTTGGACAAGCTGCCACCCAATTTGCCTCCACCACTTAAGACGTTGGCCACATGGGCTAATGATAACTTGAAGGATGGGATCACCATCCACACAACCTTAGGCGAGGAATTATTTGGATATCTAAAAAAGGTCGCCATCTTCAGAAGGGATGTGTATGCCATGACCAACATGAAGGAGGTTTCTGCCGGCTGCATTGTGATGTATATGAG CTTCCTTTATCAAGTGTTGAAGAAATCAAAGATGCTTGACATGATTGGCTTCGTAGATCCTGCTAATACTGGTATCATTGGCTGTGGAAATCCAACTGAACGGGCTCGTTCTTTGTCAGTTTCTTATGAAAGAGGGAAGCCTGGTCAGATTTTTTTAGTCCCCTATAATTCAGG CGGTCATTGGATGTTGACGGTGACAAACCCCACTGAAGAAGTTGTGTATTTCATGGATCCGCTAAAGAGGCGACTCATCACCGGTGAATGGAGAACTATTGTGGACAA CTCCATCAAAATATTCAATGCACAAAAACATAGGAAAGGCCGAAAGACAGTTCAATGGAAAAACTGTGCA ggCATTCCGGAGCAGATGGGTGATAAGACTTGTGGATATTGGATTATGCATTACATGAGGGATATAGTGGAGGACAAAAACCAAGAGTGGAGTGCTAAG TGGGAAAGAAAAGCAAATCACTATTACACAATGGAGAATGTTGATGCTGTCCGGGCAGAGTGGGCAAAGTATGTTATGAAGTTCAAAGATAACTAG
- the LOC112177728 gene encoding uncharacterized protein LOC112177728: MDKSWMHADRRSKKFELGVAEFLKLAESNTNNKNKISCPCLKCSNTKGFSVGVIKDHIFWNGINESYKHWRWHGEPTTSAMNDNRVESKTIDWEPGIGENDWGFGESEDEQISEDSNEFLKYVEDGDQPLYPGCTKTTKLNGLIQTFNLKAKHGMTDACYSDMLIMIGGLLPEGNQVPLSLYEAKKTLSALGMEYEKIHACPNDCILYRQQHADALICPNCGVSRWKLGRDKTVKEGIPAKVLWYFPPIPRFKRMYQSTNTAKNLTWHESGRKKDGMMRHPADSPTWELLDKPYPEFSSDPRNLRLALSSDGFNPHSSLSSKYSCWPVILVTYNLPPWLCMKRKFMMLTLLISGPKQPGNDIDIYLQPLIDNLKVLWDGVEGVYDALRGDYFKLKAVLLWTINDFHAYGNLSDSIVKGYNACPICLDQTRPYRLKKGKKMAFMRHRRFLLKKGKKMAFMRHRRFLPRHHPYRKQAVAFDNTVEEDLPPLPLTGEEVFARVEGLNCVCGKKKRFPPAKGVEDQGKPCWKKKSVFFELEYWKYIPVLHNLDVMHIEKNCCDAIIGTLLNIPGKTKDGVAARLDMVEMGIRSGLNPKVGAKRDKLPLASWNLMLGEKKIVCGSFFEMTVPVRFSSNVRNLVSMEDLKLAGLKSHDCHTIM, encoded by the coding sequence ATGGATAAGtcatggatgcatgctgatagaaGGTCAAAGAAGTTTGAGCTAGGAGTAGCAGAGTTTCTCAAGTTGGCCGAGTCTAATACCAATAACAAAAACAAGATTTCTTGTCCTTGCTTGAAATGTAGTAACACGAAGGGATTTTCTGTTGGAGTTATTAAGGATCATATATTTTGGAATGGTATTAATGAGAGTTATAAGCATTGGAGGTGGCATGGAGAACCTACTACATCTGCTATGAATGACAATAGAGTTGAATCTAAAACTATAGATTGGGAACCTGGGATAGGGGAGAATGATTGGGGCTTTGGAGAAAGTGAGGATGAGCAGATTTCCGAAGACTCTAATGAGTTTTTGAAGTATGTAGAGGATGGGGATCAACCTTTGTACCCAGGTTGTACGAAGACAACCAAGCTGAATGGTCTGATTCAGACCTTCAatttgaaagcaaagcatggaaTGACCGATGCTTGCTATTCAGATATGCTTATCATGATTGGGGGTCTGCTTCCTGAAGGGAATCAGGTTCCTTTGTCTTTGTATGAAGCGAAAAAGACACTTAGTGCTTTAGGGATGGAGTATGAAAAAATTCATGCATGTCCTAATGACTGCATCTTGTATAGACAGCAGCATGCAGATGCTCTTATCTGCCCCAACTGTGGTGTTTCAAGGTGGAAATTGGGTAGGGATAAAACTGTGAAAGAAGGGATACCAGCAAAGGTTTTATGGTACTTTCCACCAATCCCAAGGTTCAAACGAATGTATCAATCGACCAACACAGCTAAGAATCTTACTTGGCATGAGTCTGGTAGAAAGAAAGATGGAATGATGCGACACCCAGCTGATTCTCCTACTTGGGAATTACTTGACAAACCATATCCAGAATTCAGTAGCGACCCTAGAAACCTCAGACTAGCCCTATCTTCTGATGGATTTAACCCGCATAGTTCTCTAAGCAGCAAGTATTCTTGTTGGCCAGTTATACTGGTCACATATAACCTTCCTCCATGGCTTTGTATGAAGAGGAAGTTTATGATGTTGACATTGTTAATATCGGGACCAAAGCAACCTGGTAACGATATCGACATCTACTTGCAGCCATTAATAGATAATCTGAAAGTATTGTGGGATGGGGTTGAGGGAGTATACGATGCACTAAGAGGGGACTACTTCAAATTGAAAGCGGTCCTGCTGTGGACTATTAATGACTTTCACGCATACGGGAACTTGTCTGATAGCATTGTTAAAGGATACAATGCTTGTCCAATTTGCCTTGACCAGACTCGACCTTATAGGttaaaaaaaggtaaaaaaatgGCATTCATGAGGCATCGCAGGTTCCTActaaaaaaaggtaaaaaaatgGCATTCATGAGGCATCGCAGGTTCCTACCTAGACATCATCCGTATAGGAAACAGGCTGTTGCTTTTGACAACACCGTAGAGGAGGATCTACCTCCTCTACCATTAACCGGAGAGGAGGTGTTTGCTAGAGTAGAGGGTCTGAATTGTGTGTGTGGGAAAAAGAAACGCTTTCCTCCTGCCAAGGGTGTTGAAGACCAAGGCAAACCTTGCTGGAAAAAGAAGTCTGTCTTCTTTGAACTAGAGTATTGGAAATATATTCCGGTACTACATAATCTCGATGTCATGCACATCGAGAAGAACTGTTGTGATGCCATCATTGGTACGCTGCTGAACATTCCCGGGAAGACAAAGGATGGGGTTGCAGCGCGTTTGGACATGGTGGAGATGGGTATTAGGTCTGGTTTGAACCCAAAAGTTGGTGCCAAAAGGGATAAATTACCTCTAGCTAGTTGGAACTTGATGcttggtgaaaaaaaaatagtttgtgGCTCTTTTTTTGAAATGACAGTTCCTGTTAGGTTTTCGTCAAATGTAAGGAATCTTGTCTCTATGGAGGATTTAAAACTTGCTGGTCTGAAATCGCATGACTGTCACACTATCATGTAG